A single Uloborus diversus isolate 005 chromosome 7, Udiv.v.3.1, whole genome shotgun sequence DNA region contains:
- the LOC129226149 gene encoding 6-phosphogluconolactonase-like, giving the protein MSASTASTAFTNNPLPSSITSRGVSCVSAPEAARDYALKLEKEFDVSPPSLPRFDLLLLGFGEDGHTCSLFPGHPLLKEEKLWVAGIQDSPKPPPCRVTLTLPVLNNAKNVVFVTLGEGKAEAIKDVLEGTSKTPVLPAAMVSLTEGELRWIVDKEAAKLLL; this is encoded by the exons TGCCGTCATCGATAACGTCGAGAGGTGTTTCGTGTGTTTCAGCGCCTGAAGCGGCGAGGGATTACGCCCTCAAACTGGAGAAGGAGTTTGACGtctcccctccctccctccccagATTCGATCTCCTGCTCTTGGGCTTCGGAGAGGACGGACACACCTGTTCCCTCTTCCCGGGACACCCCCTGCTCAAG GAAGAAAAATTGTGGGTTGCGGGCATCCAGGACTCCCCCAAGCCTCCCCCCTGCCGTGTGACCCTGACCCTTCCCGTCCTGAACAACGCCAAGAACGTCGTCTTCGTGACCTTGGGAGAAGGCAAAGCGGAAGCCATCAAG GATGTCCTGGAGGGTACCAGTAAGACGCCCGTCTTGCCTGCAGCCATGGTGAGCCTCACGGAAGGGGAACTGCGTTGGATCGTGGACAAAGAGGCCGCCAAGCTGCTGCTGTGA
- the LOC129225667 gene encoding LOW QUALITY PROTEIN: 7SK snRNA methylphosphate capping enzyme-like (The sequence of the model RefSeq protein was modified relative to this genomic sequence to represent the inferred CDS: deleted 1 base in 1 codon), with protein MSQSEEACFENGGAGSSPFNHGKCGPGKNLSFGRRQNPFSVHPQKNKKSKYARKEEESKKRKPNNDAEFRYGNYHQYYGYRNQGATDSRLLCMKKEWFEGRDVLDVGCNAGHFTLSLAKEFLPRSIVGVDIDGALVKMAMRNVRHYFGAQDLPRDAFPLSLVLSYGPLAEALCPRGRGPTEGHFPFNVQFLQCNFVLPEDEMVDWVGEHFDTVLCLSLTKWVHLNWGDAGIRRLFRRCHNHLRPGGHLLLEAQDFRSYAKRKRILPDCLKNYQSIQLYPEMFNEYLLKEVGFETCELVDVPAHSSKGESCFGYDAFSLLPGVACAVL; from the exons ATGTCGCAATCCGAAGAGGCATGTTTTGAAAACGGCGGAGCAGGTTCATCTCCCTTCAACCACGGAAAATGTGGCCCCGGCAAGAATCTAAGTTTTGGTAGGCGGCAGAATCCGTTTTCAGTTCATCCCCAAAAGAATAAAAAGTCGAAATATGCAAGGAAAGAGGAAGAGTCGAAGAAAAGGAAACCGAATAACGATGCCGAGTTTCGTTATGGCAACTATCATCAATATTACGGATATCGAAATCAAGGAGCGACGGATTCCCGCCTCTTGTGTATGAAAAAAGAGTGGTTTGAAG GGCGTGATGTCCTGGATGTGGGCTGTAATGCGGGCCATTTCACCCTGTCCTTGGCCAAGGAGTTCCTCCCCCGCAGCATCGTGGGGGTGGACATAGATGGCGCCCTGGTCAAGATGGCCATGAGGAACGTGCGCCACTACTTCGGGGCCCAGGACCTGCCCCGGGACGCCTTCCCCCTCTCCCTGGTGCTGAGCTACGGGCCCCTGGCTGAGGCCCTGTGCCCCAGGGGCAGGGGCCCCACGGAGGGGCACTTCCCGTTCAACGTGCAGTTCCTGCAG TGCAACTTTGTGCTCCCCGAGGACGAGATGGTGGACTGGGTGGGGGAGCACTTTGACACGGTGCTCTGCCTGAGCCTCACCAAGTGGGTGCACCTCAACTGG GGGGATGCCGGGATACGGAGGCTCTTCCGCAGGTGTCACAACCACCTGAGGCCGGGAGGACACCTGCTGCTGGAGGCCCAGGACTTCAGGTCCTACGCCAAGAGGAAGCGCATCCTG CCGGACTGCCTGAAGAACTACCAGAGCATCCAGCTTTATCCGGAGATGTTCAACGAGTACCTGCTGAAGGAAGTGGGTTTCGAAACCTGTGAGCTGGTCGATGTTCCCGCCCACTCCTCCAAAGGCGAGTCTTGTTTCGGTTATGATGCTTTTAGTCTGTTACCAGGTGTTGCTTGTGCTGTCCTGTGA